A genomic segment from Halobellus litoreus encodes:
- a CDS encoding glycosyltransferase family 2 protein: MTDDRGDGESPLVSVVLPTYDRPEYLKRAVQSVCNQTYPSIELLVVDDQSPEPAAETLGEVPVDSISTVRCVRHERNRGANAARNTGIREANGDFIAFLDDDDWWLQTKVSRQVERFRNGPDDLGVVTVGSRIVDENGTQIGVKRSSVEGDAIEPLLNGGIVGSFSRVMVRAEAVARAGLLDESFPSWQDREWYFRLAKHYTFASERTVLVERRIDAGGRISDDFERKRDVSYPKFIEKHRAFAAEQGPLAERRFVAGLSKTLGFSGLSNGYYRDAIKYLLVALAYYPFDPRTYLYLCLALGGPFTFEPASRIKRRLSGVKAGKNP, from the coding sequence ATGACCGACGACCGGGGCGACGGGGAATCGCCGTTAGTGAGCGTCGTGCTCCCGACCTACGACCGCCCGGAGTATCTCAAGCGGGCGGTGCAGAGCGTGTGCAATCAAACGTATCCCTCGATCGAACTCCTCGTGGTCGACGATCAATCGCCAGAACCAGCAGCCGAGACGCTCGGGGAGGTACCCGTCGATTCCATCTCGACCGTCCGATGCGTTCGCCACGAAAGAAACCGGGGCGCGAACGCGGCCCGGAACACCGGTATCCGAGAGGCTAACGGCGATTTCATCGCGTTCCTCGACGACGACGACTGGTGGTTACAAACGAAGGTTAGCAGACAGGTCGAGCGATTCAGAAACGGACCGGACGACCTCGGGGTCGTCACCGTCGGGAGCCGGATCGTCGACGAGAACGGGACCCAGATCGGCGTAAAGCGGTCCTCGGTCGAAGGAGACGCTATCGAGCCGCTCCTGAACGGCGGCATCGTCGGGTCGTTCTCGCGCGTGATGGTCCGGGCGGAGGCGGTCGCGCGTGCTGGGTTGCTCGACGAGTCGTTCCCGAGCTGGCAGGACCGGGAGTGGTACTTCAGGCTCGCGAAGCACTACACGTTCGCCTCGGAGAGGACGGTTCTCGTCGAACGGCGGATCGACGCCGGCGGTCGTATCAGCGACGACTTCGAACGGAAGCGCGACGTTTCCTACCCGAAGTTCATCGAAAAACACCGCGCGTTCGCCGCGGAACAGGGACCGCTCGCCGAACGCCGATTCGTCGCCGGTCTCTCCAAGACGCTCGGGTTCTCCGGACTCTCGAACGGTTACTACCGGGACGCGATCAAATACCTCCTCGTCGCACTCGCGTACTATCCGTTCGATCCGAGAACGTACCTGTACCTCTGTCTGGCCCTCGGTGGACCGTTCACCTTCGAACCAGCGAGCCGGATCAAGCGGAGACTCAGCGGCGTGAAAGCGGGCAAAAACCCCTGA
- a CDS encoding glycosyl hydrolase, translated as MPGLKLGGVEHGTVYATRGLTAGTWSRGRGFERIGSIPGSNVAARLFDIPPISGLLDRVTGSVTTTNLWPIGGDRLLATVGAELFQSSDRGQSWRLVRRLPESSGPMGVLPTAVCRHEDRLYLAEYPLGGEAARVVVSDDGRRWSTYVSRSDVRHFHGVFHDPYSGSLWGTTGDTNEESAIGRFVDGEFHPVGGGSQTWRAVDLAFTPESVLWGMDCSYAPRIEILRLSRDDIPPEPSDTDSPVPDVVGAVDSPVFYAVTIQSGGTAWVVFSTAATTGTDSTGPGTDGTGSGPVQVVAASRRSGYERWHQLLSLERSPALGTTVPGIPTANAYAFLGTTPEGAVLINPFNTDHNHGQILVSHPATFTEAPRLSTEPRTVG; from the coding sequence ATGCCGGGATTGAAACTCGGCGGCGTCGAACACGGCACCGTCTACGCCACCCGAGGACTGACCGCCGGAACGTGGAGTCGGGGACGGGGGTTCGAACGGATCGGATCGATACCGGGATCGAACGTCGCCGCACGGCTATTCGATATCCCACCGATCAGCGGACTGCTCGATCGCGTCACGGGATCCGTCACGACGACGAACCTGTGGCCGATCGGTGGCGATCGGCTGCTGGCCACCGTCGGCGCCGAACTGTTCCAATCGTCCGATCGTGGACAGTCGTGGCGTCTCGTCAGGAGACTGCCGGAGTCATCGGGACCGATGGGCGTGCTTCCGACCGCCGTCTGTCGGCACGAGGACCGCCTTTACCTCGCCGAGTATCCCCTCGGCGGCGAGGCGGCGAGAGTAGTGGTCAGCGACGACGGCCGGCGATGGTCGACCTACGTGAGTCGCTCTGACGTGCGTCACTTCCACGGCGTCTTTCACGACCCGTACAGCGGTTCGCTGTGGGGGACCACCGGGGATACGAACGAGGAGAGCGCGATCGGACGCTTCGTGGACGGCGAGTTCCACCCCGTCGGTGGCGGGAGCCAGACCTGGCGAGCGGTCGACCTCGCCTTCACTCCCGAGTCGGTGCTCTGGGGGATGGACTGCTCGTACGCCCCCCGGATCGAGATCCTACGGCTATCGCGAGACGACATCCCTCCCGAACCGTCCGACACCGACAGTCCCGTTCCTGATGTCGTTGGTGCAGTCGATTCGCCGGTGTTCTACGCGGTGACGATTCAGTCGGGGGGAACGGCCTGGGTTGTGTTCTCGACTGCGGCAACGACTGGAACGGACAGCACCGGCCCGGGGACCGACGGAACCGGATCGGGGCCGGTGCAGGTGGTTGCTGCTTCGCGGCGGTCCGGATACGAACGGTGGCACCAACTGCTCTCTCTCGAACGGTCACCTGCGCTCGGAACGACGGTGCCAGGGATTCCGACCGCGAACGCGTACGCGTTTCTGGGGACGACGCCGGAGGGAGCGGTACTCATTAATCCGTTCAACACGGATCACAACCACGGGCAGATTCTCGTCAGTCATCCCGCCACGTTCACGGAGGCCCCGCGACTCTCGACGGAACCCAGAACGGTCGGGTAG
- a CDS encoding ParB N-terminal domain-containing protein, with translation MLFKRVTAVRYRVQRLRYDAPADPYKVINIPTDEIERFNEAIDTNRGLGIIKGGDWDAPENCAPIRSTTHYRGLKQRFQEGNEWEDTEYYQQRKHSISEAETDRLAYVERLYHDIRDNGYRPNHRAAHDAPDIDGRQSQFQHLHSLEPLVLIARDGEPFLAEGFHRLAIAKLVGVEEVPVNVLARHAEWQQVRERVHRFDGDVRAAGVAEYADHPDLRDVID, from the coding sequence ATGCTCTTCAAACGCGTGACGGCGGTCCGATACAGGGTTCAACGGTTGCGGTACGACGCGCCCGCGGACCCGTACAAGGTGATCAACATTCCCACCGACGAGATCGAACGCTTCAACGAGGCCATCGATACGAACCGCGGGCTCGGGATCATCAAAGGCGGAGACTGGGACGCCCCGGAAAACTGTGCACCCATCCGCTCGACGACTCATTACCGGGGGCTGAAACAGCGGTTTCAGGAAGGGAACGAGTGGGAGGACACGGAGTACTATCAGCAGCGCAAACACTCGATTTCGGAGGCCGAGACGGACCGGCTGGCGTACGTCGAGCGGCTGTACCACGACATACGAGACAACGGATACCGGCCGAATCACAGAGCCGCTCACGACGCGCCGGACATCGACGGCCGACAGAGCCAGTTCCAACACCTCCACTCTCTCGAACCACTGGTGCTCATCGCGAGAGACGGCGAACCGTTCCTCGCAGAGGGGTTCCATCGCTTGGCGATAGCGAAACTCGTGGGGGTCGAAGAGGTGCCGGTAAACGTGCTCGCGAGGCACGCCGAGTGGCAACAGGTCCGGGAAAGAGTACATCGTTTCGACGGGGACGTCCGTGCCGCCGGAGTGGCGGAGTACGCAGACCACCCCGATCTTCGCGACGTGATCGATTGA
- a CDS encoding DUF354 domain-containing protein: MTEVTAWLDLISPSHPFFFEGLLDDLGDVTFRTTVRRKTETVDLAREAGFEFETLGRDFENVALRTAAVPLRTVQAAVQAPTADVSLSARNAMCVLASRARGIPSIHFTDNDITAYVDAPLVERAFCRFRSTASHHVVPSAFQTSELTRWGADPERIHTYDGYKEDIYVANFEPDETFPEALPFDTFVVLRPEALGAAYVDEAESLVPRLLEALTAAGTSVVYLPRRPGDRAYADPYTEDCVFVPDGALDGLQLAWHSDGVLTGSGTMAREAACMGKPAVSFFPGPLLSVDRSMVDDGLIVHSRDPDEIVSHLSAVGTTDRVPDRDRCFEVREQASSLVRALIENPQDPALGSHPGPVEGSNLHRTE, translated from the coding sequence ATGACCGAGGTCACGGCGTGGCTCGATCTAATTAGCCCGTCGCATCCGTTCTTTTTCGAGGGATTACTGGACGACCTGGGGGATGTCACGTTTCGGACCACCGTCCGACGGAAGACCGAGACCGTCGACCTGGCCCGTGAGGCAGGGTTCGAATTCGAGACGCTGGGGCGGGACTTCGAGAACGTCGCCCTGCGAACGGCAGCCGTTCCGCTGCGGACCGTTCAAGCTGCCGTGCAGGCTCCGACGGCAGACGTGTCGCTGTCGGCCCGAAACGCGATGTGCGTGCTGGCCTCGCGGGCACGGGGGATCCCATCGATCCACTTCACCGACAACGACATCACGGCGTACGTCGACGCACCCCTCGTCGAGCGGGCCTTCTGTCGGTTCAGGTCGACCGCAAGCCATCACGTCGTGCCATCGGCGTTTCAGACCTCTGAGCTGACGCGGTGGGGCGCGGACCCGGAACGAATCCACACGTACGACGGCTACAAGGAGGACATCTACGTCGCGAACTTCGAACCCGACGAGACGTTTCCCGAAGCGCTTCCGTTCGATACGTTCGTGGTGCTCCGTCCCGAGGCGCTGGGGGCGGCATACGTCGACGAAGCGGAATCGCTCGTGCCCCGGTTGCTTGAAGCGCTCACGGCGGCGGGAACGAGCGTCGTATACCTCCCCCGCAGGCCGGGAGATCGAGCGTACGCGGATCCCTACACAGAAGACTGCGTGTTCGTGCCTGACGGAGCGCTCGATGGTCTGCAACTCGCCTGGCACTCTGACGGCGTCCTGACGGGGTCGGGAACGATGGCCCGTGAAGCGGCCTGTATGGGGAAGCCGGCCGTCTCGTTCTTCCCCGGACCGCTGCTGTCGGTCGACCGATCGATGGTCGACGACGGGCTGATCGTTCACTCGCGTGACCCTGACGAAATCGTCTCGCACCTATCAGCTGTCGGGACGACGGACCGAGTCCCGGATCGGGATCGTTGCTTCGAGGTACGCGAGCAGGCGTCTTCGCTCGTGCGCGCGCTGATCGAGAACCCGCAGGACCCTGCACTCGGCTCGCATCCGGGGCCGGTCGAGGGATCTAATCTGCACCGGACCGAGTGA
- a CDS encoding DUF1616 domain-containing protein gives MIEIPSKRILTWDVVAVLSYAAAVVPLQWIELLSPIRIALLAPVLLFLPGFTLSTVLFPGRPVGERSTATNGISRLGTVERAALAVGLSVGLLPLFAFVFDLVLGQVVGPIIVATAVFSAGMALLGGYRRSRVPEPDRFEIPIERWFEESITSVRENSTGAAVVNVALAGSIVLAVGAVGIAFAVPQEGATFTDFAVGTQQGGEFVTDGYPEDLAVGEAAETAVLIENSEDKLTEYHVVARFERVEDGTVTAIQSAGGFTVTVDPGETVIRSHSAVRSITGDDVRLRFFLYRDEPPTDPGPETAYRAVHVWVDVE, from the coding sequence ATGATCGAAATCCCATCCAAACGAATACTCACGTGGGACGTCGTTGCGGTTCTCAGCTATGCAGCCGCGGTCGTTCCACTCCAGTGGATCGAACTCCTCTCACCGATCCGAATTGCACTCTTGGCGCCGGTGTTGCTGTTCCTGCCCGGATTTACCCTCAGTACGGTACTGTTCCCGGGACGACCCGTCGGAGAGAGGTCGACCGCGACAAACGGAATCTCGCGGCTCGGGACCGTCGAACGAGCCGCACTCGCCGTCGGCTTGAGCGTCGGACTGCTTCCGCTGTTCGCGTTCGTGTTCGACCTCGTTCTCGGCCAGGTCGTCGGCCCAATAATCGTCGCCACCGCCGTCTTCTCGGCTGGTATGGCCCTCCTTGGGGGGTACCGGCGGTCGCGGGTCCCCGAGCCGGACCGCTTCGAGATTCCGATCGAGCGGTGGTTCGAGGAGTCGATAACATCGGTACGCGAGAACTCGACGGGGGCGGCCGTGGTCAACGTCGCGCTCGCTGGAAGTATCGTGCTGGCCGTCGGGGCCGTCGGTATCGCCTTCGCCGTTCCGCAGGAAGGTGCGACGTTCACCGATTTCGCGGTCGGAACTCAGCAAGGAGGCGAATTCGTTACCGACGGCTACCCCGAAGACCTCGCAGTCGGCGAAGCGGCCGAGACGGCTGTGCTCATCGAGAACAGCGAGGACAAACTCACGGAATACCACGTCGTCGCCCGCTTCGAGCGAGTGGAGGACGGCACTGTAACCGCCATTCAGAGCGCGGGTGGCTTCACCGTGACTGTCGACCCGGGCGAGACCGTTATCAGGAGTCACAGCGCGGTGCGATCGATAACTGGTGACGACGTTCGATTGCGGTTCTTCTTGTACCGCGACGAACCACCGACCGACCCGGGACCCGAAACTGCGTACCGGGCGGTTCACGTCTGGGTTGACGTCGAATAG